The proteins below are encoded in one region of Stieleria sp. JC731:
- a CDS encoding succinate dehydrogenase cytochrome b558 subunit yields MSDSRSDTEVSFFEKHEFAIRRLHSLTGIVPLGLYMVVHLTTNASLLNGPETFQRAVFMIHSPGALLPLIEWGFIFLPLLFHAILGIWIAKTGRPNSGQYRFASNKRYTWQRYTGIIGLVYLFLHIMHLHGGFHAEWWITSINKIGFGMFHPYNAGSSLVTAMDFGWGIVWPAIYLVGVLSLVYHLANGLWTAGITWGLWISPQAQQRASKVFVAFGVVLTVISLSAWAAAVLPSEEDAQAMEQVEDRMYEMGVASGMVPENEEKRTPESTVESESDSESEESEPVQAAMKEFTPAS; encoded by the coding sequence GTGTCCGACAGTCGTTCCGATACCGAGGTTTCGTTCTTCGAAAAGCACGAATTTGCCATTCGTCGGCTTCATTCATTGACCGGCATCGTGCCATTGGGTTTGTACATGGTCGTTCACCTGACGACCAACGCCAGCTTGCTGAACGGGCCGGAAACGTTTCAGCGTGCCGTGTTCATGATCCATAGCCCCGGGGCGCTTTTGCCGCTGATCGAATGGGGCTTTATCTTTCTGCCACTATTGTTCCATGCAATTTTGGGCATTTGGATCGCAAAGACCGGGCGTCCCAACAGCGGGCAATATCGATTCGCCAGCAACAAACGCTACACCTGGCAACGCTACACCGGCATCATCGGCTTGGTGTACCTGTTCCTGCACATCATGCACTTGCACGGCGGTTTTCACGCCGAGTGGTGGATCACGTCGATCAACAAGATCGGCTTCGGCATGTTCCACCCCTATAACGCCGGCAGCTCGCTGGTGACGGCGATGGACTTTGGCTGGGGCATTGTTTGGCCGGCCATCTATCTCGTCGGCGTGCTTTCGCTGGTTTACCACTTGGCAAACGGCTTATGGACCGCCGGGATTACTTGGGGGCTGTGGATTAGTCCTCAAGCTCAGCAGCGGGCCAGCAAAGTTTTTGTGGCGTTCGGAGTCGTTTTGACGGTTATCTCACTGTCAGCATGGGCTGCGGCCGTGCTCCCAAGCGAAGAAGACGCGCAGGCGATGGAGCAGGTCGAAGACCGCATGTACGAAATGGGCGTTGCGTCAGGCATGGTCCCAGAAAACGAAGAAAAGCGGACTCCAGAAAGCACCGTGGAATCTGAAAGTGATTCAGAGTCCGAGGAATCCGAACCGGTTCAAGCCGCGATGAAAGAATTCACGCCGGCTTCCTAG